The sequence below is a genomic window from Fusobacterium varium.
ATATCTCTGTTATAGATGACGGTTTTTTAATCTAAATAGTTACTATTTAAAAAGGGAATACTGCTAAACAGTACTCCCTTTTATCTTACATTATAAAATTAATCTAAGAAGTTTTCATTAAAGTAAGCTACTAATGAATCCATCTCTTTTTCAGTTCCACCTACTGTGTAAACATCTACTCTTGCTACACCTTTTTTACATTTATACTCTAATGTAATTATCATTTGTTCATGGTAGTTTTGAGCTAAAGCAAATTTTGAGAAGGCTACTTTTCTATCTGGATTATAGTATACAACTTTTAATTTTTCTACATATGAACATGTTGATAAAGAGTTTACAATTCCTTCTAACTCTTCTACTTGTACACTTCCTTCCATAATTTTTCCTGCTGGAGCATGACTGATCATGCTTGCTGGTGGTAGATAGCTAGTTTCTCTCATTCTTCTTACATAATATTCTCCCATTGAAGAGAATCTTACATAAGTTTCTCCATTTTCCTCTACAAATTCAATAAAGTTATTTAAGTCAATTTTTGAATCAAGTTCAGCTTTAACTTCAGAAAGTTTTACTTTTCCAACTCTATCTAACAATCTAAAGAACTCTTTATTTTCAAGATAGATATTTTGATCTGCTTTTATTGGAAGAGGAGAAATTTCTGTTACTTCAGTAAATTCATCAAACATAAAGTATGATTTAATATGAAGTAATTGAGCCATTAATCCTACCATAAATATTTCAGCTTTATATCCACCAACTGTGCAAACAGCTACATTGTATTTATTTCCAATTTTATTAACTATATTTCTAATTTCTTCAGTTAGATTAGTTAATCCTTCTGTTCTAAATACCTCGTGATTTCTTTTATCTAGTCCAAAAATTATTCTTTTTTCAACTCTCTTAGCTATTTTCTTTGCAAGAATAAACTCTTCAAGTACATCTCCTGCTAATTTTCCATTTACAGTGTTGTGTATTACAAGAAATATTCTGTCACCAGAGAAAATTCCTTTTTCTAAAAGATTCTCAAGAGCGATTACCTCTGCTCCATATCTTCTATCTCTAAAATCCTCGATTTTTTCCTCTTCATAATATCTTAAGATATCTTCTTTTGTGATATTTTCTTTTTTAGGATTATTAGCAATATAATTTTCTACTAAACTTGTTCCTACGGTCATGATAATATTATCCATCAGACTTCCCCCTTAATTTTTTATCTACTATAATAATTACCCTCAATTTAACATTTTGTCAACATAAATTTAACATTTCAACAAAAAGTTTTTTTAATTCATAAAATAGACAACACTCCTATTTTTTATTTTTTAGAGACATTGTTATTTTCACTTATATAAAATCGCCAAGGTTTATCTTTAAATTCCTCTGCATAATCGATTCCTACTCTTGTTGTTTCTGTAATTTTATTAGGAACATATCCGTCATCCTCAATCCAGATATTTTTTCCCAATGTTAAATCCATGTTATTGTCATCAGAGATTATTCCTAAAGCTTTTGTCAATTTTCCCGGTCCATTAGCAATATATTTTTCACTCTTAACTTTTCTTATTTTTAACATAATATCTTTATTATCTAAAGGTTCTAATGCTCTTATAAGTACTGCTTCTGGATTATTTTTAATAGAGGCTGTCACATTGAAACAATGATACATTCCATAGATTAAGTAAATATATGAATATCCACCCTCTCTATACATTGCTTCTGTTCTCTTGGTTCTCCTGTTGTTATATGCGTGGCAAGCTTTATCTATAATTCCCATATACGCTTCTGTTTCAACAATTCTTCCTTTGTATAATACTCCATCTATCTCTTTAACTAAGATTTTTCCTAAAAGATCTTTGGCAAGTGTAATACCATCTTTAATGTAAAAATCTCTATTTAATATCATCTTATATCTCCTCAGAGATCTCCCAAATAAGTTGATCTTTTATTTCATCAAAATTTTTAAGTTTTGATATCTTCCAATTTTCACCATAAAGTTTAACTTCACAATTTCTAATTTCACTATTTATATTACTTTTATTAATAAGCTTTTTATCAAATAATAATGCTCTTTTCTCCTCTTTTCCATCTATCATAACAATAAGCATACCTTTATTGTACCCTAAAATTGTCACTTCTGAAACTCTACTTTCTGCTTCTTTTTCAATAGCTCTCTCTTTTCTATTCTCAGCATTTTTTCTCTTATTCTCTGTTAATCTTCTAAATTTCTTTTCCTCTTCTAATCTCTTTGCTTTTTTCATTTTCTTATATTTTGAATAAGCTAATCCTTTTGGTTTATCTTTACTTATAACTTCCATTTTTCCCTATCCTTTCTTTATTTTTTATCAATATTTATTATATCATAGGCTACATATATTTAAAATAAGTTTGTCTAAATATTTCTCTTTTCTTTTCTAAATTTTTATAGATTATTTTGGAAAAATACTATAAAATACTTGTTGAAATAAATTTTAATGGGGGGAAATATTTTGGAGAAAATCAAAATAAAATCTTTACTTTCACTTACTATTCCAATATTTTTAGAACTTTTATTAGTTAATATAGTTGGAAATATTGATACTATTATGCTTGGAAAATACAGTGATAAAGCTGTTGGAGCTGTTGGAGGTATTAGCCAAGTTCTTAATATCCAGAATGTTATATTCGGTTTTATCTCGTTGGGAACAAGTATTCTAATTGCTCAGTATATCGGTGCTAGAAACAGCAAAAAGATTAGAGAGGTTATCTCTGTTTCTGTCTTTTTAAATGTCTGCCTTGGAATTTTAATGGGACTTATCTATCTAGTTTTTTGGAAACAAATTCTAATTAAAATTAAACTTCCTTTCGAACTTATGGATATGGGAAAAACTTACTTTAAATTAGTTGGAGGATTGTGTGTATTTCAAGCTGTCACTCTTACTTGTGGAGCTATAATGAAAAGCCATGGAAACCCTAAACCTATGTTATTTGTAAATATAGGGGTAAACCTTATTAATATATTAGGAAACGGTATGTTTATCTTTGGTTGGTTTGGTATGCCAATTTTAGGAACTACTGGGGTTGGAATCTCCACTGTATTCTCTAGAGGTATAGGTTGTATTGTTGGAGTAATAGTTATGATGAGATATTGTAAATTTAGATTTAAAAAACAATATCTTCAACCTTTCCCCTTCCATGTTATAAAAAATCTTTTAGCTATTGGTATTCCAACTGCCGGAGAAAACTTAGCTTGGAATATTGGACAACTTATGATATTAGCAATGGTTAATGCTCTTGGAACTAACTTTATTGCATCAAGAACTTATCTTATGTTAGTTGCCACATTTGTTATGACTTTCTCTATTTCCTTAGGACATGCTACTGCTATTCAAGTTGGGCAATTAGTTGGAGCTCATGAAACTGAAGAAGCATATGATAAATGTTTTAAAAGTCTTAAACTGTCAATTATACTTGCATTTTTAGTTACAACAATTATAGCTCTATTTAAAAATCAAGTTATGAGTTTATTTACAAATGATGCCGCTATTTTAGAAATATCATTAAAAGTTTTCCCTATTATGATTATCTTAGAAGTTGGAAGAGTCTTTAATATAGTAATTATAAACTCACTTCATGCTGCTGGGGATATTCAATTCCCTATGTTTATGGGAATAATATTTATATTTATTGTAGCAGTTCCTTTCTCATATATTTTAGGAATAAAATTAGGTTGGGGACTTGTTGGTATCTGGATTGCCAATGCTGCTGATGAATGGTTTAGGGGTATAGCAATGTATTTAAGATGGAAAAGTAAAAAGTGGGTTACAAAGAGTTTTGTTTAATAATTTTGGGTTTGCTTTAAAGCAAACCCTTTTTTATTACTAAACTATAGTTTATCTACCTAAGCTCAGTTATCTAGCACATCACTAGGTTTTGACAAAGTACCTTTGGATTTAGCGATTATTAGTCAAGCTTAGTTATCTCTATTTCTTTTTTTAACATCAAGTTGTCTCCATGTCAGTGAATAAAGAATCCCTATAGCTTATTCCGTTGAAAATGCAAAACTCGCTCCGCAGGCTCCGCTCAAACACGTTGCATTTTCTTAACTGCATTTCGCTAAGGGCTTCTAAAAAATTAATGTAGCACAGTACTTCGCTTGTGTCTCAAAAGTAATAGTCGTTTGCACTCCCTTACTTTTGGAAATTACGTCAACTTGATGTTAGGGATAATCTATTTTTACTTTTTATTAGAGCCATAAATTATATTTTAAAGTTCTTTCAAAAAATATTTTATTAAAAAATATATTGATTTTCAAATTAAAATGTTTTATAATTAAAACAGATTAAAATAAATTACCAAAGGAGTGTTAATATTATGAAAACTGCAATTTTTTATGGAAGTACTACTGGAGTTACTCAAGATATAGCTGAAAGAGTTGGAAAACTTTTAAATGCTGATATTTTTTCAGCTTCTGACATTGAAAAGATCTGTGATTATGATTTTGCTATTTTAGCAACTTCTACTTGGGGAATGGGAGATCTTCAAGATGAATGGATAGATGCACTTGATAAATTAAAAACTCTTAACATTACTAGTAAAAAAATAGGATTTATTGGAGTTGGAGATCAAGAGGGGTTTGGAGATACTTTTGTTGATGGTATAGGAATTATTTATGATGAAATAAAAGATAAAGGAATTACATTAGTTGGAAAAACTTCTACTGATGGATACTCTTTCTCTTCTTCAAGAGCTGCTGAAGATGGTGAATTTATAGGATTAGTTATTGATGAAAATAATCAAAGTAACCTTACAGATGAAAGAATAAATGCTTGGGTAGCAAAAGTAAAATAATATTAATTTCTCCTTTTATTTGACATGTTTTTTAAATAATCATATAATTTATATTATTATTTAAAAGGAGAAAAGCAATGTTAAATAAAAATATAACTATTGAATTCTTAAAAGAGATGGGAAAAGGATATCTTCCTGAATTTATGGGAGTAGAAATACTTTCAATTGAAGAAGGAAAGATGACAAGTAGATTAACTATAAAGCCTCATCATATAGCCCCAAATGGTTTTCTTCATGCTGCTACTGTAATATCTTTAGCTGATACAACTTGTGGATATGCCTCTTTTGCTCATCTTCCTGAGGGAGCCGAAAGTCTTTGTACTATTGAACTTAAAAGTAACCATTTAGGAACTGTTAGAGAGGGTGGAATATTCTGTGTTGCTACAGCTATGCATTTAGGTAGAAATACACAAGTTTGGGATGCTGAAGTTTCTGATGAGAAAACTGGAAAAGTTATAGCACTATTTAGATGTACTCAAATGAATCTTTTCTCTAAATAGCAAAAAAGTTATTGTAGTTTTTAACTTACAATAACTTTTTTTATTGATAAAACTATATAGATATCTCTACTAAATCTCCTAATTTATACTCTCTTCCCTCTTCTCCTTGAATATTTACATAGATTTCTTCTGTTTCATTTTTTATTTTTAAGATAGTATAAGCCCCCATAAACTCTTTATTTATAATTTTCCAACTACCTTTTTGATTTTTTTCTATCTTTATATTTTCTGGACGTATCAACTTTTTAACCCCATCTTTTAATATAAAATTAGATTTTCCAATAAAATTAGCTACATACTCATTTATAGGAGAGTAATAGATCTCTTCAGGAGTCCCTATTTGCTCTATTTTTCCATTGTTCATAACCACTACTTTATCTGATATGCTCAATGCTTCCTCTTGATCATGTGTGACAAATATCATACTTATTTTTAAGTTTTTTTGTAACTCCTTTAGCTCCTCTCTCATGCTGATTTTTAATTTAGCATCAAGATTACTAAATGGCTCATCTAATAAAAGTATCTTAGGATATAGCACCAAAGCTCTAGCCAGTGCTACTCTTTGCTGTTGTCCACCACTTAACTCTTGGATAGATTTTTTTTCATATCCATCTAAACCAACTATTTTCAAGTATTCTAAAGCTAATTCATTTTGCTCTTTCTTTGTAAATTTCTTATATTTCAAACCATACTTAATATTTTCTAAAACATTCATATGGGGGAAAAGTGCATAGCTTTGAAAAACTGTTGAAATATCTCTTTTTTCTGGTGGAATATCTGTTATATCTCTATCTTCTAAATAGATTTTTCCATTATCTGGTTTTAAAAATCCACCTATTATATTTAAAAGTGTAGTTTTTCCACAACCACTGGGACCTAATAGAGAGATTAATTCCCCTTTTTCTATACTAAAATCTATCTTTTCTATTCCTCTATTTTCTTCAAAAATCTTTTTTAAATTTTCAATTCTTAAATACATATTTTTCTCCAAAATCTATTTTTTTAATACTTTTGCTACAAAAATATTTAAAGAAAAAGTGATAAAAGTTATTGCTAAAGCTGTTATTGAAGCTGCTCCATACTCCCCTTGTGCAACCTGTGTAAAAAGCATTATTGTGGCAACATTATTCCCTGGAGACACCAAGAATATTATAGCCCCTATAGTTGTCATTGTTGCTATAAAACAATTAACAAAAGAGATTAAAAATGCTGGTTTCAATAGTGGAAATATTATATCTAAAAGTATTCTCATCTTAGATGCTCCTAAATCTCTACCTGCTTTTTCTATATTTGGATTCAATGTAGAAAATATTGAGTCTCCAGCTTTTATTCCAATACTTATCTGTCTAAAAGCACAGTTTAAAATCACTATTGTAGCTGTTCCTGTTAAAGTAAAGATTCCACTATTAAAAGCTAAAATATATCCTAATCCAAAAAATGTTCCTGGAATAATATAAGGCAATCCCCCTAAAAACTCTATCCCCTTAAAGAAATAACTGTTTCTTTCTCTATTATAATACGAGATTAAAATTCCTATAGTAGAGGATATTGCACCAGATATAAAAGCATAAACTATTGTTCTTAAAAATACCCTTGTAGATGAAAGCTTAAATTTTTCTATATACTCTAAGGTAAACTCTATCCCTTTTGAAGTATAATTATAAAACCCTGAAAAAAATATAGCTGAATATTGAATAAACATTATCAATACAAATAGATAAGCTACTACTTTAAAAAGAATCTTTACTCCCAATGGAAGAGAATAAGAGATATTTTTAGACTCCATACCCTTTCCCACTGAAAAACTGCTAAATTTTTTCAAAAGTATTCTCTTGTACAATAGAAAAGCTAAAAGTGCTGGAAATATAAGTAACAATGTCATTGCCGCTGCTTTTGGCATATTTCCTTCACCAATTACTGTCAAATATGCCTCAGTTGCTAAAGTACTTTCTCTTCCTCCTATTATTATAGCACTTCCAAAATCAGATAAATTTTTTGTAAAAAGTATAAAAAAAGTCCCTAAAAAAGCTGGAACAGAGATTGGAAAAACCACTCTCTTTAAACTTTCCCAAGGTGAAGCTCCTAAAGCTCTTGAGGCATTTATCAAAGTATAATCAAAATTTTTAAATATCTCATATAACATAAAGGTTGCAAAGGAGATCTCTCCAATAAGTTGAAGCATAACTATCCCTTTTAAACCATATGGATTTGTATGAAGTCCTAAAACTCTATATGTTATAAGTCCTCTTCTCCCAAAAAGCATTATATAAGAGATCCCGAATATAAATGGTGGAGAGATCATAGTCAACATCAATAGATAATAATAAAATTTTCTTACTCTCTCACTAGAAAAAAGCATATAGTAAGCTATTATTCCTCCAAATATAGATGCAATCCCAGCTGATATTGATGATGTTATCATGCTATTTTTCAATAGCAAATAATTTTCATTAAAAATTCCCTTATAAAATTTTAAAGTAAAACTATTATTATCAAAAAAACTAGTAACTATAATTTTATAAATGGGGTAGAAACAAAAAAGTACTACCCCAATAATAACTAGAAATAATATTAAATTATAGCTAAAATTATTTTGCTTTATTTCCAAATCTTGATTTCCACTCATTTAAAACCTTTTCTCTTTCAGTTCCTAGTCTTTCAATATCAATATCTACTAATTTATTCATATCAACTGTTTTTATGCTTTTTGGAATCTCTACTCCATTTCTTACCATAGCTCTAGGATCTTCATCTCTTATAACTATTTGACCTTTTTCTGATAGTGCCCAGTCAATAAATTTCTTAGCTTCATCTAGATTTTCAGCATTTTTAAATATAGCCATTCCTGCTGGTACCCAAGGAATCATATCTTCAGGATAAATAGTTGTTACTGGATATTTTCCTTCCATTAATATAAATTCACCTGACATTGGAATTACTGCAACTCCAAACTCTCCACTTGTAACTTTTAAAGGTGGTTCTCCTCCTCTTTTTGCTAAGAATGGAATATTTTTACCTAATTCTTCAAAGTATGCCCATGCTTTTTCCTCTCCTAATGCTTGAATTAAGTTGTGAACTAAAGCATAGTTTGTTCCAGAAATAGCAGGGTTTGCCATTATAACTTCATCTCTATATTCTGGTTTTGCTAAATCAGCCCAAGTTTTTGGAGCTTTTAATCCTTTTTCTTCTAAAATATCATTATTTACCATAAATCCTACTAGTACCAATGATACTCCAGACCAATATCCATCTTTATCTCTATATTTTAAAGGAACTTCTTCCATTTCTGGAGAAACATATTTTTCTAAAAGTCCTTTATTTTTAGCAGCTATAAAACTATCTAATCCTCCACCAAACCAAACATCTGCTGATGGTTTTCCTTGTTCAGCTTCTAATTTTGATAAAAGCTCTCCAGAAGACATATCTATAAAATCAACTTTTATTCCTGTATCCTTTGTAAATTGTTGAAATATCTTTTCTTTTCCTCCATAAGCAGCTACAACTTTTAAACTTCCCTCTGCAAAAACTAAGCT
It includes:
- a CDS encoding iron ABC transporter permease; translation: MSGNQDLEIKQNNFSYNLILFLVIIGVVLFCFYPIYKIIVTSFFDNNSFTLKFYKGIFNENYLLLKNSMITSSISAGIASIFGGIIAYYMLFSSERVRKFYYYLLMLTMISPPFIFGISYIMLFGRRGLITYRVLGLHTNPYGLKGIVMLQLIGEISFATFMLYEIFKNFDYTLINASRALGASPWESLKRVVFPISVPAFLGTFFILFTKNLSDFGSAIIIGGRESTLATEAYLTVIGEGNMPKAAAMTLLLIFPALLAFLLYKRILLKKFSSFSVGKGMESKNISYSLPLGVKILFKVVAYLFVLIMFIQYSAIFFSGFYNYTSKGIEFTLEYIEKFKLSSTRVFLRTIVYAFISGAISSTIGILISYYNRERNSYFFKGIEFLGGLPYIIPGTFFGLGYILAFNSGIFTLTGTATIVILNCAFRQISIGIKAGDSIFSTLNPNIEKAGRDLGASKMRILLDIIFPLLKPAFLISFVNCFIATMTTIGAIIFLVSPGNNVATIMLFTQVAQGEYGAASITALAITFITFSLNIFVAKVLKK
- a CDS encoding MATE family efflux transporter, which codes for MGGNILEKIKIKSLLSLTIPIFLELLLVNIVGNIDTIMLGKYSDKAVGAVGGISQVLNIQNVIFGFISLGTSILIAQYIGARNSKKIREVISVSVFLNVCLGILMGLIYLVFWKQILIKIKLPFELMDMGKTYFKLVGGLCVFQAVTLTCGAIMKSHGNPKPMLFVNIGVNLINILGNGMFIFGWFGMPILGTTGVGISTVFSRGIGCIVGVIVMMRYCKFRFKKQYLQPFPFHVIKNLLAIGIPTAGENLAWNIGQLMILAMVNALGTNFIASRTYLMLVATFVMTFSISLGHATAIQVGQLVGAHETEEAYDKCFKSLKLSIILAFLVTTIIALFKNQVMSLFTNDAAILEISLKVFPIMIILEVGRVFNIVIINSLHAAGDIQFPMFMGIIFIFIVAVPFSYILGIKLGWGLVGIWIANAADEWFRGIAMYLRWKSKKWVTKSFV
- a CDS encoding flavodoxin encodes the protein MKTAIFYGSTTGVTQDIAERVGKLLNADIFSASDIEKICDYDFAILATSTWGMGDLQDEWIDALDKLKTLNITSKKIGFIGVGDQEGFGDTFVDGIGIIYDEIKDKGITLVGKTSTDGYSFSSSRAAEDGEFIGLVIDENNQSNLTDERINAWVAKVK
- a CDS encoding ABC transporter substrate-binding protein produces the protein MKKRALTFLIFLLGLSSLVFAEGSLKVVAAYGGKEKIFQQFTKDTGIKVDFIDMSSGELLSKLEAEQGKPSADVWFGGGLDSFIAAKNKGLLEKYVSPEMEEVPLKYRDKDGYWSGVSLVLVGFMVNNDILEEKGLKAPKTWADLAKPEYRDEVIMANPAISGTNYALVHNLIQALGEEKAWAYFEELGKNIPFLAKRGGEPPLKVTSGEFGVAVIPMSGEFILMEGKYPVTTIYPEDMIPWVPAGMAIFKNAENLDEAKKFIDWALSEKGQIVIRDEDPRAMVRNGVEIPKSIKTVDMNKLVDIDIERLGTEREKVLNEWKSRFGNKAK
- a CDS encoding ABC transporter ATP-binding protein, which encodes MYLRIENLKKIFEENRGIEKIDFSIEKGELISLLGPSGCGKTTLLNIIGGFLKPDNGKIYLEDRDITDIPPEKRDISTVFQSYALFPHMNVLENIKYGLKYKKFTKKEQNELALEYLKIVGLDGYEKKSIQELSGGQQQRVALARALVLYPKILLLDEPFSNLDAKLKISMREELKELQKNLKISMIFVTHDQEEALSISDKVVVMNNGKIEQIGTPEEIYYSPINEYVANFIGKSNFILKDGVKKLIRPENIKIEKNQKGSWKIINKEFMGAYTILKIKNETEEIYVNIQGEEGREYKLGDLVEISI
- a CDS encoding antitoxin, whose product is MDNIIMTVGTSLVENYIANNPKKENITKEDILRYYEEEKIEDFRDRRYGAEVIALENLLEKGIFSGDRIFLVIHNTVNGKLAGDVLEEFILAKKIAKRVEKRIIFGLDKRNHEVFRTEGLTNLTEEIRNIVNKIGNKYNVAVCTVGGYKAEIFMVGLMAQLLHIKSYFMFDEFTEVTEISPLPIKADQNIYLENKEFFRLLDRVGKVKLSEVKAELDSKIDLNNFIEFVEENGETYVRFSSMGEYYVRRMRETSYLPPASMISHAPAGKIMEGSVQVEELEGIVNSLSTCSYVEKLKVVYYNPDRKVAFSKFALAQNYHEQMIITLEYKCKKGVARVDVYTVGGTEKEMDSLVAYFNENFLD
- a CDS encoding DNA-3-methyladenine glycosylase, which encodes MILNRDFYIKDGITLAKDLLGKILVKEIDGVLYKGRIVETEAYMGIIDKACHAYNNRRTKRTEAMYREGGYSYIYLIYGMYHCFNVTASIKNNPEAVLIRALEPLDNKDIMLKIRKVKSEKYIANGPGKLTKALGIISDDNNMDLTLGKNIWIEDDGYVPNKITETTRVGIDYAEEFKDKPWRFYISENNNVSKK
- a CDS encoding PaaI family thioesterase, whose amino-acid sequence is MLNKNITIEFLKEMGKGYLPEFMGVEILSIEEGKMTSRLTIKPHHIAPNGFLHAATVISLADTTCGYASFAHLPEGAESLCTIELKSNHLGTVREGGIFCVATAMHLGRNTQVWDAEVSDEKTGKVIALFRCTQMNLFSK